From Deinococcus aestuarii, one genomic window encodes:
- a CDS encoding tRNA-binding protein produces the protein MATELKTTVTYEDTLGRLDIRLGRVVEVEVEPSAPKASYRLTVDFGKYGRRVSVGRFTGHPPGELLGRQVVGVLNFEPRQIGDVTSEVLILGVQVPGAASGEATVLTPAREARLGGKVF, from the coding sequence ATGGCGACGGAATTGAAAACCACCGTGACGTACGAGGACACCCTGGGTCGGCTGGACATCCGCCTGGGGCGCGTGGTGGAGGTCGAGGTGGAGCCGAGCGCCCCGAAAGCGTCCTACCGGTTGACCGTGGACTTCGGGAAGTACGGGCGCCGGGTCAGCGTGGGCCGCTTCACCGGGCACCCGCCGGGGGAGCTGCTGGGGCGCCAGGTGGTGGGGGTGCTCAACTTCGAGCCGCGCCAGATCGGCGACGTGACCTCGGAGGTCCTCATTCTTGGGGTGCAGGTTCCAGGGGCCGCGAGCGGGGAGGCGACCGTCCTGACGCCCGCTCGGGAGGCCAGGCTCGGCGGCAAGGTGTTCTGA
- a CDS encoding S8 family serine peptidase, with protein MPSTPFRRGAALTLLSLTLAACGTQQATGPGGAAPAQASLGALSTPTTPAQNETPELWFVELSERPTSKGGNGAAIARERQAFRDQARQLGVKFQERLTFERLWNGVSVRVKPSELGKLKDLSTVRGVFPVLNVTLPEEQIVNEPELATALAQTGADVAQNELGLTGKGIKVAVMDTGIDLDHPDFRGRIVAGYDFVGDAFTGENQPVPGQDTPDDCGGHGTHVAGIIGAKAASAGGATGVAPDVTFGAYRVFGCEGSTQTDIMIQAMERVLADGMDVLNMSIGAAFQSWPQYPTAVAASNLVDQGVVVTASIGNSGTGGAFAAGAPGVGEKVIGVASFDNTHVLLGEFVVNGQKIGYQPASPSPTPPTSGSLPLAKTGTPTSTADGCAALPANSLSGQAVLIRRGTCSFYVKAYNAQQAGAAAVVLYNNAAGPLAASVTGTPAITVPVVGISDTDGKALDAAITAGGATLTWTPGQGSYRNPTGDLISSFSSYGLAADLSLKPDLGAPGGLIRSTWPLSLPGGGYNTISGTSMASPHVAGAVALLLQAKRDAGVAVKAADVRTLLQNTAEPHLWSGNPATRLLDMVHRQGAGMINIVKAVGTTATVTPSKLSLGESENGASKTQTLTVTNTGRSAVTYTLSHVGAISTTGNYTVSFANAPAGVSFNTNTVTVQPGGSATVTVTITPNGPDLSQYGGYLVFTPQGGGTTLRVPYAGFKGDYQALKVLTTPPRLARANADGTFTPTAEGGTFTLQNGDVPSFLLHLDHFARFLKMDVYDAASGKPVHPQFFNLLTQEYLGRNSTATGLLAYDWDGTVSHSRGSNGVGNDKDKRKDVPNGQYVVRLTVLKALGDENNPAHLETWTSPVITIARP; from the coding sequence ATGCCTTCAACCCCGTTCAGACGCGGCGCCGCCCTCACCCTCCTTTCCCTGACGCTTGCGGCCTGCGGGACCCAGCAGGCGACCGGGCCCGGTGGGGCAGCCCCGGCCCAGGCGTCGCTGGGTGCCCTCTCTACCCCGACGACCCCCGCCCAGAACGAGACGCCCGAGCTGTGGTTCGTGGAACTCAGCGAGCGCCCCACCAGCAAGGGCGGGAACGGGGCCGCCATCGCCCGCGAGCGGCAGGCCTTCCGCGATCAGGCCCGGCAACTGGGCGTGAAGTTCCAGGAGCGCCTGACCTTCGAGCGGCTGTGGAACGGCGTGTCGGTGCGGGTGAAGCCCTCCGAGCTGGGCAAGCTCAAGGACCTCTCCACGGTGCGCGGCGTGTTCCCGGTGCTCAACGTCACGCTGCCCGAAGAGCAGATCGTGAACGAGCCCGAACTCGCCACCGCCCTCGCCCAGACGGGCGCCGACGTGGCGCAGAACGAGCTGGGCCTGACGGGCAAGGGGATCAAGGTCGCCGTGATGGACACCGGGATCGACCTCGACCACCCCGACTTCCGGGGGCGCATCGTGGCGGGCTACGACTTCGTGGGCGACGCCTTCACCGGCGAGAACCAGCCGGTGCCCGGGCAGGACACCCCGGACGACTGCGGGGGGCACGGGACCCACGTGGCGGGCATCATCGGGGCGAAGGCCGCCAGCGCGGGTGGGGCGACTGGCGTGGCGCCCGACGTGACCTTCGGCGCCTACCGCGTCTTCGGCTGCGAGGGCTCGACCCAGACCGACATCATGATTCAGGCGATGGAGCGCGTCCTCGCCGACGGGATGGACGTGCTGAACATGTCCATCGGGGCGGCCTTCCAGTCGTGGCCGCAGTATCCCACCGCCGTGGCGGCCTCCAACCTCGTCGATCAGGGGGTCGTCGTGACCGCCTCCATCGGCAACTCGGGCACGGGCGGCGCGTTCGCGGCGGGGGCCCCCGGCGTGGGCGAAAAGGTCATCGGCGTGGCGTCCTTCGACAACACCCACGTCCTGCTGGGCGAGTTCGTGGTGAACGGCCAGAAGATCGGCTACCAGCCTGCCTCGCCCTCGCCCACGCCGCCCACCTCGGGCAGCCTGCCGCTCGCCAAGACCGGCACCCCGACCAGCACCGCCGACGGCTGCGCGGCCCTGCCCGCGAACAGCCTGAGCGGCCAGGCCGTGCTGATCCGGCGCGGGACCTGCTCCTTCTACGTCAAGGCCTACAACGCCCAGCAGGCGGGCGCGGCGGCGGTCGTGCTGTACAACAACGCCGCCGGACCCCTCGCCGCCAGCGTGACGGGCACGCCCGCGATCACGGTTCCCGTGGTGGGCATCTCGGACACCGACGGCAAGGCCCTCGACGCCGCGATCACGGCGGGCGGCGCGACCCTCACCTGGACCCCGGGGCAGGGCTCGTACCGCAACCCCACGGGTGACCTGATCTCCAGTTTCTCCTCGTACGGCCTCGCCGCCGACCTGAGCCTCAAGCCCGACCTCGGTGCCCCCGGCGGCCTGATCCGCTCGACCTGGCCGCTGAGCCTCCCCGGCGGCGGGTACAACACCATCAGCGGCACGAGCATGGCCTCCCCGCACGTGGCGGGCGCGGTCGCCCTGCTGCTCCAGGCCAAGCGGGACGCGGGCGTGGCGGTGAAGGCCGCCGACGTGCGGACCTTGCTCCAGAACACCGCTGAGCCGCACCTGTGGTCGGGCAACCCGGCGACGAGGCTGCTCGACATGGTGCACCGTCAGGGCGCGGGCATGATCAACATCGTGAAGGCGGTGGGGACGACCGCCACTGTCACCCCCAGCAAGCTCTCCCTGGGCGAGAGTGAGAACGGCGCGAGCAAGACGCAGACCCTGACCGTCACCAACACGGGCAGGAGCGCGGTGACCTACACGCTCTCGCACGTCGGGGCGATCAGCACGACGGGCAACTACACGGTGAGCTTCGCCAACGCGCCCGCGGGCGTGAGCTTCAACACGAACACCGTCACCGTGCAGCCCGGCGGCAGCGCGACCGTGACCGTCACGATCACCCCGAACGGCCCCGACCTCAGCCAGTACGGCGGCTACCTCGTCTTCACGCCCCAGGGCGGCGGCACCACGCTGCGGGTGCCCTACGCGGGCTTCAAGGGCGACTACCAGGCCCTCAAGGTCCTGACCACCCCGCCCCGCCTTGCCCGGGCGAACGCGGACGGCACCTTCACGCCCACGGCGGAAGGCGGGACCTTCACCCTCCAGAACGGCGACGTGCCCTCCTTCCTGCTGCACCTCGACCACTTCGCCCGCTTCCTGAAGATGGACGTGTACGACGCCGCCAGCGGCAAGCCCGTGCATCCCCAGTTTTTCAACCTGCTCACCCAGGAGTACCTGGGCCGCAACAGCACCGCGACCGGCCTTCTCGCCTACGACTGGGACGGCACCGTCAGCCACAGCCGCGGCAGCAACGGCGTGGGCAACGACAAGGACAAGCGCAAGGACGTGCCCAACGGGCAGTACGTCGTCAGGCTCACCGTCCTCAAGGCTCTCGGCGACGAGAACAACCCCGCCCACCTGGAGACCTGGACCTCACCCGTCATCACCATCGCGCGGCCCTGA
- a CDS encoding XRE family transcriptional regulator: MTAPLSDLPRWLRERRAGLGLRQDEVARLTALHGGEAGSVTQPYLSRLERGTRPLGALTPARQDALRRALEISAGEWVARTGLPLLTTPGAGGELLGTLDLIRVPVRALASAGLPLSEDHGSVIDHELVPAREHRPGMLVLEVQGDSMSTGEGGAGGIRPGDRIYVDPGDLDLREGRVYVLHVPGLGLTVKRLRRYGPHVWLTSDNPDHPPVKPEEATVVGRVYFHQPRGNRL, from the coding sequence ATGACCGCTCCCCTCTCCGACCTGCCCCGCTGGCTGCGCGAGCGCCGGGCGGGCCTGGGCCTGCGCCAGGACGAGGTGGCCCGCCTGACGGCCCTGCACGGGGGCGAGGCGGGCAGCGTGACCCAGCCGTATCTCAGCCGCCTGGAGCGCGGGACGAGGCCGCTGGGGGCCCTGACCCCGGCGCGGCAGGACGCCCTGCGCCGCGCCCTGGAGATCAGTGCGGGCGAGTGGGTGGCGCGCACGGGGCTGCCGCTGCTGACCACGCCGGGAGCCGGGGGCGAATTGCTGGGCACCCTCGACCTGATCCGGGTGCCGGTGCGGGCGCTCGCGTCGGCGGGCTTGCCGCTCTCGGAAGACCACGGCAGCGTGATCGACCACGAACTCGTCCCGGCGCGCGAGCACCGACCAGGAATGCTCGTGCTGGAGGTGCAGGGCGACTCCATGAGCACGGGCGAGGGCGGCGCGGGCGGCATCCGTCCCGGCGACCGCATCTACGTGGACCCCGGCGACCTCGACCTGCGCGAGGGCCGCGTCTACGTCCTGCACGTTCCCGGCCTGGGCCTGACCGTCAAGCGGCTGCGGCGGTACGGCCCCCACGTCTGGCTCACGAGCGACAACCCCGACCACCCCCCCGTCAAACCCGAGGAGGCCACCGTCGTCGGGCGGGTGTACTTCCACCAGCCCCGGGGCAACCGCCTGTGA
- a CDS encoding gamma-glutamylcyclotransferase family protein yields the protein MARVPEQPLTRVFVYGTLMPGERNAHVAAQGGTFEARPARLPGFRLLHLLPEAYPAVVPGGAGEKVCGQVLTYAREDWGVALPFLDALEGVDEVPPLYTREEVTVTLEGEETCAAWVYVYANAARLARPGVVPIPDGDWRGAPDRARPRPEDR from the coding sequence ATGGCCCGCGTGCCCGAACAGCCCCTCACCCGCGTCTTCGTCTACGGAACCCTGATGCCCGGCGAGCGCAACGCCCACGTCGCCGCCCAGGGTGGGACCTTCGAGGCCCGGCCCGCCCGTCTGCCCGGCTTTCGCCTGCTGCACCTCCTCCCCGAGGCGTACCCGGCGGTCGTGCCCGGCGGCGCGGGGGAGAAGGTCTGCGGCCAGGTCCTCACCTATGCCCGGGAGGACTGGGGGGTCGCCCTCCCCTTCCTCGACGCGCTGGAGGGCGTGGACGAGGTGCCGCCCCTCTACACGCGCGAAGAGGTGACGGTGACGCTGGAGGGGGAGGAGACGTGTGCCGCCTGGGTCTACGTGTATGCGAACGCCGCGCGCCTCGCCCGTCCCGGCGTGGTCCCGATCCCGGACGGCGACTGGCGGGGGGCGCCGGACCGCGCCCGTCCTCGTCCAGAGGACCGCTAG
- the coaD gene encoding pantetheine-phosphate adenylyltransferase, whose translation MNAVFPGSFDPITSGHMDVLTRASRIFDQVTVTVMHNARKQGRHLFDLDERLGILREATAHFGNVSVDSFGGLLVDYMRQQQKGIIVRGLRAVSDYEYELQIAHLNRQIGEVETVFIMAATRWSFVSSTMVREIASYGGDISEMVPRASAAALRRKFAEVYEGRETEMRGEQAGG comes from the coding sequence ATGAACGCCGTCTTTCCCGGCTCCTTCGACCCCATCACGAGCGGGCACATGGACGTGCTGACGCGGGCGTCGCGCATCTTCGATCAGGTGACCGTGACGGTCATGCACAACGCCCGCAAGCAGGGCCGCCACCTCTTCGACCTCGACGAGCGGCTCGGCATCCTGCGCGAGGCGACCGCCCACTTCGGCAACGTCAGCGTGGACTCCTTCGGCGGCCTGCTCGTGGACTACATGCGCCAGCAGCAAAAGGGGATCATCGTGCGCGGCCTGCGGGCGGTCAGCGACTACGAGTACGAACTCCAGATCGCCCACCTCAACCGCCAGATCGGCGAGGTCGAGACCGTGTTCATCATGGCCGCGACCCGCTGGAGCTTCGTCAGCTCCACGATGGTGAGGGAGATCGCCAGCTACGGCGGCGACATCTCCGAGATGGTGCCCCGCGCGAGCGCCGCCGCCCTGAGGCGCAAGTTCGCCGAGGTGTACGAGGGGCGGGAGACCGAGATGCGCGGGGAACAGGCGGGGGGCTGA
- the metK gene encoding methionine adenosyltransferase — protein sequence MRKFYTSESVSEGHPDKLADFISDSLLDEFLRQEPSSRVAVETLVTTGMAVVAGEVRADKAHVDVQKIVREAVKAVGYTRAIYGFDAEYSAVLTTIHEQSPDIAGGVDHSEEWRAMTPEERARPEHRFSEVGAGDQGLMFGYATDETPELMPLPISLAHGLTRRLAELRKAGRLPYLRPDAKAQVTVVRDLPATAAGVHDATRTFVDTVVISTQHGEDVSQERIRADMIEHVIRAVIPAGLLTDETKYFINPSGKFVLGGPHGDTGLTGRKIIVDTYGGAVPHGGGAFSGKDPTKVDRSAAYYARYIAKNVVASGLARRALVEVAYAIGRAHPVSLRVDTYGTGTVSDDLLADLVREHFDARPQAIIDQLDLLRPIYAQTAAYGHFGRPEFPWEQTDRAELLRAAAAGRKQLV from the coding sequence ATGCGGAAGTTTTACACGTCGGAGTCGGTGTCAGAAGGCCACCCGGACAAGCTCGCGGATTTCATCTCGGATTCCCTGCTCGACGAGTTCCTGCGGCAGGAGCCTTCGAGCCGCGTCGCAGTCGAGACGCTGGTGACCACGGGCATGGCCGTCGTGGCGGGCGAGGTGCGGGCGGACAAGGCCCACGTGGACGTGCAGAAGATCGTCCGCGAGGCCGTCAAGGCGGTGGGCTATACCCGCGCGATCTACGGCTTTGACGCCGAGTACAGCGCGGTGCTGACGACCATCCACGAGCAGTCCCCGGACATCGCGGGCGGGGTGGACCACTCCGAGGAGTGGCGCGCGATGACGCCCGAGGAACGCGCCCGGCCCGAGCACCGCTTCTCCGAGGTCGGCGCGGGCGACCAGGGCCTGATGTTCGGCTACGCGACGGACGAGACGCCCGAGCTGATGCCGCTGCCCATCTCGCTCGCGCACGGGCTGACCCGGCGGCTGGCCGAGCTGCGCAAGGCGGGAAGGCTGCCCTACCTCCGCCCCGACGCCAAGGCCCAGGTGACGGTCGTGCGCGACCTTCCCGCCACTGCGGCGGGCGTCCACGACGCCACCCGGACCTTCGTGGACACGGTGGTGATCAGCACCCAGCACGGTGAGGACGTGAGCCAGGAGCGGATTCGGGCGGACATGATCGAACACGTGATCCGCGCCGTGATTCCCGCGGGGCTGCTGACGGACGAGACGAAATACTTCATCAACCCCAGCGGCAAGTTCGTGCTGGGCGGGCCGCACGGCGACACGGGCCTGACCGGGCGCAAGATCATCGTGGACACCTACGGCGGGGCGGTGCCGCACGGGGGCGGGGCCTTCAGCGGCAAGGACCCCACCAAGGTGGACCGCTCGGCGGCGTACTACGCCCGCTACATCGCCAAGAACGTGGTCGCCTCGGGGCTGGCGCGGCGGGCGCTGGTGGAGGTCGCCTACGCCATCGGGCGGGCGCACCCCGTCTCGCTGCGGGTGGATACGTACGGGACGGGCACCGTGAGCGACGACCTCCTCGCCGACCTCGTGCGCGAGCACTTCGACGCGCGGCCCCAGGCGATCATCGACCAGCTCGACCTGCTGCGCCCGATCTACGCGCAGACGGCGGCCTACGGGCACTTCGGGCGGCCCGAGTTTCCCTGGGAGCAGACCGACCGGGCGGAGTTGCTGAGAGCGGCGGCGGCAGGGCGCAAGCAGCTCGTCTGA
- a CDS encoding aminoglycoside phosphotransferase family protein encodes MEEAPAVTVQPTVRAYAESLGAHGRLWLDALPGLLRRQCCEWELGLGDPLPGGSRSSVRRVTTRDGRRAVLKLALPEPILTTQVSTLVAARGHGYVQVLAHDLDRGALLLESLGAPVDEVVQSVSAVLSITAGTLRQAWQVPRELCLPPPGESGHKAAGLLALVRDLAEERGEQGLQAAVDQALRYARERWEARDPARQVVVHGDPHAGNLLRVERARPGAETGYVFVDPEGFLCEPEYDLGVALRGWNTELLAFRHPHSELRSWCDQMAQATATDAEAIWQWAYLERVSSGLYLGHHGLPDLGAPFLAVAGRLLKGT; translated from the coding sequence GTGGAAGAGGCCCCTGCGGTCACCGTGCAGCCCACCGTGCGCGCCTACGCGGAAAGCCTGGGGGCGCACGGCCGCCTGTGGCTGGACGCGCTGCCCGGCCTGCTGCGGCGACAATGCTGCGAGTGGGAGCTTGGATTGGGCGACCCGCTGCCCGGCGGCAGCCGTTCCTCTGTCCGCCGCGTTACCACCCGTGACGGGCGGCGGGCCGTCCTCAAGCTGGCCCTGCCGGAACCCATCCTGACCACCCAGGTCTCCACCCTCGTGGCGGCGCGGGGTCACGGGTACGTTCAGGTTCTGGCCCACGACCTCGACCGGGGCGCCCTCCTCCTGGAATCCCTCGGGGCACCTGTGGATGAGGTGGTGCAGAGCGTGTCCGCCGTGCTGTCCATCACCGCCGGGACGCTGCGGCAGGCCTGGCAGGTGCCGCGAGAACTCTGCCTGCCCCCGCCGGGCGAATCCGGCCACAAGGCCGCCGGGCTCCTCGCCCTCGTGCGCGACCTCGCCGAGGAGAGGGGAGAGCAGGGTCTTCAGGCGGCGGTCGACCAGGCGTTGCGCTACGCCCGTGAGAGGTGGGAGGCGCGTGACCCCGCGCGACAGGTCGTGGTCCACGGTGACCCCCACGCGGGAAACCTGTTGCGGGTGGAGCGGGCCCGTCCAGGTGCGGAGACGGGTTATGTGTTCGTGGACCCCGAGGGTTTCCTGTGCGAACCGGAGTACGACCTCGGGGTCGCCCTGCGCGGCTGGAACACGGAGCTTCTGGCCTTCAGACATCCGCACTCGGAACTGCGCTCCTGGTGCGACCAGATGGCACAGGCGACTGCGACCGACGCTGAGGCGATCTGGCAGTGGGCGTATCTGGAACGGGTCTCCTCCGGGCTCTACCTGGGGCACCACGGCCTGCCGGACCTCGGCGCCCCGTTTCTGGCCGTGGCCGGAAGGTTGCTCAAAGGGACATGA
- the rpsO gene encoding 30S ribosomal protein S15: MIDKKQTIQTFAQSEKDTGSTTVQIALLTERINNLSTHLTANKKDKHGQRGLQLLNGQRRRLLKYLERTDYDGYIALTDRLSIRRGQRIVR, translated from the coding sequence ATGATCGACAAGAAGCAGACCATCCAGACCTTTGCCCAGAGCGAGAAGGACACCGGCAGCACCACCGTGCAGATCGCGCTGCTCACCGAGCGCATCAACAACCTCTCCACGCACCTGACCGCCAACAAAAAGGACAAGCACGGCCAGCGCGGCCTGCAACTCCTCAACGGCCAGCGCCGCCGCCTCCTGAAGTACCTGGAGCGCACCGACTACGACGGCTACATCGCCCTCACCGACCGCCTGAGCATCCGCCGCGGCCAGCGCATCGTTCGCTGA
- a CDS encoding carbonic anhydrase, translating into MADIAELRPARMASPEDAIQALQDGNARFFSGQATRPEVDANQRRAQIMGQTPFAAVLACSDSRVPVEIVFDQGLGDLFVVRVAGNVVGDAGLGTLEYATEHLDVHLIVVMGHEGCGAVAAAMLPEEQVAREPENLRKLIARIQPCVRDLPPIRDKKARMREAVLNNVRCQVAMLREQPVIQAAEARGQIRVIGAYYEIGSGAVDFLIEEEDLRP; encoded by the coding sequence ATGGCGGACATCGCGGAGCTGCGCCCGGCGCGGATGGCCTCGCCGGAAGACGCCATCCAGGCCCTTCAGGACGGCAACGCCCGCTTCTTCTCCGGGCAGGCCACCCGTCCCGAGGTGGACGCCAACCAGCGCCGGGCACAGATCATGGGCCAGACGCCCTTCGCGGCGGTTCTCGCGTGCAGCGACAGCCGGGTCCCCGTGGAGATCGTCTTCGACCAGGGCCTCGGCGACCTCTTCGTGGTGCGGGTGGCGGGCAACGTGGTCGGCGACGCGGGGCTGGGCACGCTGGAGTACGCGACCGAGCACCTCGACGTTCACCTGATCGTGGTGATGGGGCACGAGGGGTGCGGGGCGGTGGCCGCCGCCATGCTGCCGGAGGAACAGGTCGCCCGGGAGCCCGAGAACCTGCGCAAGCTCATCGCCCGCATCCAGCCCTGCGTGCGGGACCTTCCCCCCATCCGCGACAAGAAGGCCCGGATGCGCGAGGCGGTGCTGAACAACGTCCGCTGCCAGGTCGCCATGTTGCGCGAGCAGCCCGTCATCCAGGCCGCCGAGGCGCGCGGCCAGATTCGCGTCATCGGCGCCTACTACGAGATCGGCTCCGGCGCCGTCGATTTCCTGATCGAGGAGGAAGACCTGCGACCGTGA
- a CDS encoding arsinothricin resistance N-acetyltransferase ArsN1 family A has translation MPATRAATPDDAPAVTRIYNEGIADRIATFETRNRTEDEVAERLRGPHPAVVALDGNGEVVAFAWSGPYSTREVYATIGDHGVYVAREARGRGYGETALRELMTAAREAGLHKLTSRVLVENTASRRLHTRCGFREVGTHRRHARLDGEWRDVVTVEALLDEVEGPP, from the coding sequence ATGCCTGCCACCCGCGCGGCCACGCCGGACGACGCCCCCGCCGTCACCCGCATCTACAACGAGGGCATCGCCGACCGGATCGCCACCTTCGAGACGAGGAACAGAACAGAGGATGAGGTGGCCGAACGCCTGCGCGGGCCGCATCCCGCCGTGGTGGCGCTGGACGGGAACGGGGAAGTCGTCGCCTTCGCGTGGAGCGGCCCCTACAGCACCCGGGAAGTGTACGCGACCATAGGAGACCACGGAGTCTACGTGGCGCGGGAGGCGCGGGGGCGGGGGTACGGCGAGACCGCCCTGCGCGAGCTGATGACGGCGGCCCGGGAGGCCGGATTGCACAAGCTCACCAGCCGCGTCCTCGTGGAGAACACGGCCAGCCGCCGCCTCCATACGCGCTGCGGCTTCCGCGAGGTCGGGACCCACCGCCGCCACGCCCGTCTGGACGGCGAGTGGCGGGACGTGGTGACGGTGGAGGCGCTGCTGGACGAGGTGGAGGGACCGCCATGA
- a CDS encoding RsmD family RNA methyltransferase, translating to MSLRILGGSAKGRVLHVPPSARPSGARIRKSLFDLLATRQPEGTFLDLHGGSGAVGLEAASRGYEVTLIEKDARAVRTLEENAQSLGLTVRILRGNAEALLGRVGEFDVVFSDPPYVQDIGRLTGRLLASGVVAPGGLLVCQHPGQVRLPEHPGSRREERVYGSNVLTLYTRPVVGDTLDLT from the coding sequence ATGAGCCTGCGAATCCTGGGCGGCAGCGCGAAGGGCCGCGTTCTGCACGTGCCCCCCAGTGCCCGGCCCAGCGGCGCCCGCATCCGCAAAAGCCTCTTCGACCTCCTCGCCACCCGGCAGCCGGAGGGCACCTTCCTCGACCTGCACGGCGGCAGCGGGGCCGTGGGGCTGGAGGCGGCCAGCCGGGGCTACGAGGTCACGCTGATCGAAAAGGACGCCCGCGCCGTCCGCACCCTGGAGGAGAACGCCCAGAGCCTGGGGCTGACCGTCCGCATCCTGCGCGGGAATGCGGAGGCCCTGCTCGGGCGCGTGGGCGAGTTCGACGTGGTGTTCAGCGACCCGCCCTACGTGCAGGATATCGGGCGGCTGACGGGGAGGCTGCTCGCCTCGGGGGTCGTGGCGCCCGGCGGCCTGCTCGTGTGCCAGCATCCGGGTCAGGTGCGTCTGCCCGAGCACCCCGGCTCCCGGCGCGAGGAGCGGGTGTACGGCAGCAACGTCCTCACGCTGTACACGCGGCCTGTGGTGGGGGATACACTCGACCTCACATGA
- a CDS encoding S1C family serine protease, giving the protein MNVVRPAAARGLMVLSALLLGGVVSSTSPARAQTAAPSSGTTPAERRAATPAPLSQAERVTLDDLYRKLRPATLRIEDCPPTNCREPNGVGTAFLIGDGYALTAYHVVFASKTLSAQTLDKKRYAVQVVGYDDQSDLALIRVNVPAGTPSMPLAATGPRVGDTALAIGNGGGDFLVQKTGRLTGLDSDAGRADFPPGTLELNAQLVPGDSGGPIINAQGEVMGVVSYISVGPGARAGRITAYAVPVTRTSAKLAALRRGEKLDAPVIGIALNPQLDFAFALPADRFSEFNRVFDLGLGDTPGAFFTNVVPGSPAARAGLQPLTLNEQGKRVSGDLVTAVNGQAIANFSDFQYAVRRYRPGETVTLTVLRGGKRIEVRLTLAARPQIQN; this is encoded by the coding sequence ATGAACGTCGTACGCCCCGCCGCCGCGCGCGGCCTGATGGTGTTGTCCGCCCTGCTGCTCGGCGGTGTGGTTTCTTCGACTTCCCCTGCTCGGGCGCAGACGGCGGCCCCCTCCTCCGGCACGACGCCCGCCGAGCGCCGCGCCGCCACCCCCGCGCCGCTGAGCCAGGCGGAGAGGGTCACCCTCGACGACCTGTACCGCAAGCTGCGCCCGGCTACCCTGCGCATCGAGGATTGCCCGCCGACCAACTGCCGGGAGCCGAACGGGGTGGGCACCGCCTTTCTGATCGGCGACGGCTACGCGCTCACGGCGTACCACGTGGTCTTCGCCTCGAAGACGCTGAGTGCGCAGACGCTCGACAAGAAGCGTTACGCGGTGCAGGTGGTCGGCTACGACGACCAGTCCGACCTCGCCCTGATCCGGGTGAACGTGCCCGCCGGGACGCCCTCCATGCCGCTCGCCGCGACGGGACCCCGGGTGGGGGACACGGCGCTTGCCATCGGCAACGGCGGCGGCGACTTCCTGGTTCAGAAAACCGGTCGCCTCACCGGCCTCGACAGTGACGCGGGCCGCGCGGACTTCCCGCCCGGCACGCTGGAGCTGAACGCGCAACTGGTGCCGGGAGACAGCGGCGGGCCGATCATCAACGCGCAGGGCGAGGTGATGGGGGTGGTGAGTTACATCAGCGTGGGCCCCGGCGCGCGCGCGGGCCGCATCACCGCCTACGCCGTGCCCGTGACGAGGACGAGCGCCAAGCTCGCCGCCCTGCGCCGGGGCGAGAAGCTCGACGCCCCCGTTATCGGGATCGCCCTCAACCCGCAGCTCGACTTCGCCTTTGCGCTGCCCGCCGACCGCTTCTCGGAGTTCAACCGCGTCTTCGACCTCGGCCTCGGCGACACGCCCGGCGCCTTTTTCACGAACGTGGTGCCCGGCAGCCCCGCCGCCCGCGCGGGCCTCCAGCCCCTGACCCTGAACGAGCAGGGCAAGCGCGTCTCCGGCGACCTCGTGACCGCCGTCAACGGTCAGGCCATCGCCAACTTCTCGGACTTCCAGTACGCCGTGCGCCGTTACCGCCCCGGCGAGACGGTCACCCTCACCGTCTTGCGCGGCGGCAAGAGGATCGAGGTCAGGCTCACCCTGGCCGCCCGGCCGCAGATTCAGAACTGA
- a CDS encoding superoxide dismutase has protein sequence MHKLLALALPLALGSCTMMMGGTTATLGKQPAAGTLTPSGTVMSKVSGERVMTDAKVMGLLPNQVYVAHYHNQGTASADPCSSNGPAIMSSKVVGQTDASGRLTLMGDAPRADVVSATYFNVHTASDAAGTPADAGVACAAVKMMR, from the coding sequence ATGCATAAGCTTCTCGCGCTCGCCCTGCCCCTCGCCCTCGGTTCCTGCACCATGATGATGGGCGGAACGACCGCGACCCTCGGCAAGCAGCCCGCCGCCGGGACCCTCACCCCGAGCGGCACGGTCATGAGCAAGGTGTCCGGTGAGCGGGTGATGACGGACGCGAAGGTCATGGGCCTGCTCCCCAACCAGGTCTACGTGGCGCATTACCACAACCAGGGCACGGCGAGTGCCGATCCGTGCAGCAGCAACGGCCCGGCCATCATGAGCAGCAAGGTCGTCGGGCAGACCGACGCGAGCGGGAGGCTCACCCTGATGGGCGACGCCCCGCGCGCCGACGTGGTAAGCGCGACGTACTTCAACGTGCACACGGCCAGCGACGCGGCGGGCACCCCGGCCGACGCGGGCGTGGCCTGCGCCGCCGTCAAGATGATGCGGTAA